From one Sphingomonas naphthae genomic stretch:
- a CDS encoding response regulator, whose amino-acid sequence MVAETQASNGKVAIVEDDPGIRDLVRMLLTREGFEVLAMENSAGLDVDGVLERLDCLILDLMLPGEDGLEICQRLRARWPRLPILIVTAKDDPIDRIIGLEIGADDYLAKPFNKRELLARLRSIIRRTRDIDTAVSEENGDSFRFDGWLLRLGARDLTNPAGEPVGLTTSEFDLLHALVLHPRRILSRELLIDWTRGGHASPVDRVIDVQMSRLRRKLGDDPREPVMIRTVRGDGYLFAPAVTRC is encoded by the coding sequence ATGGTGGCCGAAACGCAGGCATCAAATGGCAAGGTCGCGATTGTCGAGGATGATCCCGGCATTCGAGATCTGGTGCGCATGTTGCTGACCCGTGAGGGGTTTGAAGTCCTGGCCATGGAAAATTCGGCCGGCCTCGACGTCGATGGCGTGCTGGAACGGCTCGATTGCCTGATCCTCGACCTGATGTTGCCCGGCGAGGATGGGCTGGAAATATGCCAGCGCCTGCGCGCCCGCTGGCCGCGCCTGCCGATCCTGATCGTCACGGCGAAGGACGATCCGATCGACCGGATCATCGGGTTGGAAATCGGCGCCGACGATTATCTCGCCAAGCCGTTCAACAAGCGGGAATTGCTGGCGCGGCTGCGCTCCATCATTCGCCGGACCCGTGACATAGACACGGCCGTCAGCGAGGAGAATGGCGACAGTTTCCGGTTTGACGGCTGGCTGCTGCGCCTGGGAGCCCGCGATCTGACCAACCCGGCGGGCGAGCCGGTGGGCCTGACCACCAGCGAATTCGACCTGCTCCATGCGCTGGTGCTACACCCACGCCGCATCCTGTCGCGCGAACTGCTGATCGACTGGACACGAGGCGGTCATGCCAGTCCGGTCGATCGCGTCATCGACGTGCAGATGAGCCGGCTTCGGCGCAAGCTGGGCGACGATCCGCGCGAACCCGTGATGATCCGGACCGTGCGGGGCGACGGCTATCTGTTCGCACCGGCCGTCACCCGATGCTGA
- a CDS encoding DUF4410 domain-containing protein, which produces MTMAGSGRMRAAAIPLVGALLLLPACAGTAVHDLSMAPARSQQIPGAIGVRVTLAPDIRSDPDAGRAAHRLLAELVKAYRKAGLPASVTTDGQPSPGGATVRVQIVRADPGNSAERLLIGFGAGRSALLTKASFDIAGQAGPAMSFSATAKDGRKPGLIVPGAVAAATGELSRLAIGGGVGLLMGSRSGLHRGAKRSAALIVKQTRQFYRASGWPWPSDKG; this is translated from the coding sequence ATGACCATGGCGGGAAGCGGCCGGATGCGCGCAGCGGCGATACCGCTGGTCGGCGCCCTGCTGTTGTTGCCAGCGTGCGCCGGCACAGCCGTCCATGACCTCAGCATGGCGCCCGCGCGGTCGCAGCAGATACCCGGCGCCATTGGGGTGCGGGTGACGCTGGCGCCGGACATCCGGTCCGATCCCGATGCGGGCAGGGCCGCACATCGTCTGCTGGCCGAACTCGTCAAGGCCTATCGCAAGGCTGGCCTCCCCGCCTCCGTCACGACGGACGGGCAGCCCTCTCCCGGCGGAGCCACGGTAAGAGTCCAGATCGTCCGGGCCGATCCCGGCAACAGTGCCGAACGGTTACTGATCGGCTTCGGCGCGGGTCGATCAGCCCTGCTCACCAAAGCCTCGTTCGACATCGCCGGACAAGCCGGCCCGGCCATGTCCTTTTCCGCCACCGCCAAGGATGGGCGCAAGCCCGGCCTGATCGTGCCGGGCGCTGTGGCGGCCGCCACCGGCGAATTGTCGCGCCTTGCCATCGGTGGTGGCGTCGGCCTGCTGATGGGAAGCCGCAGCGGGCTGCACAGAGGCGCCAAGCGATCCGCTGCTCTCATCGTCAAGCAAACGCGGCAATTTTACCGCGCGTCCGGCTGGCCCTGGCCATCCGACAAGGGCTGA
- a CDS encoding efflux RND transporter periplasmic adaptor subunit, which yields MARFAHIVPIALLLLPACRDEPQVRDERRAVAVQRIRADAGIGTTYAGEIRSAFESQIGFEVAGRIVERRVDLGSSVHAGQTLLRLDNSDYARALDSAAAQSGSARTAAAVQQADLARSRELLKQGFISPAEFDQQKAAAVQAQAQLRAAGAQSGTASAQLGRTVLTAPRAGVVTQIQGEVGQVVGAGQAIVTLADPSRPEIAVALPEGSLDRIRSASRLSVSVWSSPGRRYAARLRSISGAADPATRTFAARLSVDAPAQALLMGETAELRVEGDAGDAAVRVPLTAVLQSNGRAQAWVLDRRTMVVQPRAVQIGAAQGDMLTIRSGLKPGETIVTAGVHLLRAGEKVRIVQVPQS from the coding sequence ATGGCACGTTTTGCCCATATCGTACCGATCGCGTTGCTGCTGCTTCCGGCCTGTCGGGATGAGCCGCAGGTCAGGGATGAACGACGCGCCGTGGCCGTCCAGCGCATTCGCGCCGATGCCGGCATCGGCACAACCTATGCCGGCGAAATCCGGTCCGCCTTCGAAAGCCAGATCGGTTTCGAAGTGGCGGGCCGGATCGTCGAGCGCAGGGTCGACCTTGGCAGCAGCGTCCATGCGGGCCAGACGTTGCTGCGTCTCGACAACAGCGATTATGCGCGGGCGCTGGACAGCGCGGCGGCGCAGAGCGGTTCGGCCCGGACCGCCGCCGCCGTGCAGCAGGCTGATCTGGCGCGGTCGCGCGAATTGCTGAAGCAAGGCTTCATTTCCCCCGCAGAGTTCGATCAGCAGAAGGCGGCGGCCGTTCAGGCGCAGGCGCAGTTGCGTGCCGCCGGCGCCCAGAGCGGAACGGCATCGGCGCAGCTGGGCCGCACCGTCCTCACGGCGCCGCGCGCCGGCGTCGTCACGCAGATTCAGGGCGAGGTTGGTCAGGTCGTGGGCGCGGGACAGGCGATCGTGACGCTGGCCGATCCGTCCCGGCCGGAAATCGCGGTGGCGCTCCCGGAAGGCAGTCTGGACCGGATCCGGTCCGCCTCACGATTGAGTGTGAGCGTGTGGAGCAGCCCGGGCCGGCGTTATGCTGCCAGGCTCCGCAGCATATCGGGCGCTGCCGATCCTGCGACGCGGACCTTTGCGGCACGCCTGTCCGTCGATGCGCCGGCACAGGCGCTGCTGATGGGCGAAACCGCCGAATTGCGGGTCGAAGGCGATGCCGGCGATGCCGCCGTCCGCGTGCCGCTGACCGCCGTGCTGCAATCCAACGGACGCGCGCAGGCTTGGGTACTCGACCGGCGAACGATGGTGGTGCAGCCGCGCGCCGTGCAGATCGGCGCGGCGCAGGGCGACATGCTGACCATCCGGTCCGGCCTGAAACCGGGCGAGACCATCGTCACGGCCGGGGTGCATCTGCTGCGTGCGGGCGAGAAGGTTCGTATCGTGCAGGTGCCGCAGTCATGA
- a CDS encoding TolC family outer membrane protein: protein MKRLFLCTAAAMLAPPAHATDLMEAWQAAAAHDPDHLGAQAERDAGQEAAVQARALKRPSVQLQGGYQYNVTETNARFPEELDPVFTGSRSSGRATVGVQAVQPLYDASKHAQSIQLREKAAGADVQFAGEQQQLILRVSQAYFKVLAAEDRLSSYQAQVDAAEQQRRGAQARFDAGRARITDVREAEARRDASEAQRIGAEAELAYARADFSELTGLPAEGLDRPAGNFAAPLPLVTLEASIEQAERQSPLVKAAEHQAKAAGADIDRYGLAGRPVVEGVAGYQGQYRLGGEGGNGIIPDRIQSASAGLRITIPLYAGGAIQSKEREARANAVKAERALDAARRDARLQAQQAWHAVSTGARRIAALNTANRSAGLQQDAANTGREVGIRTQDDVLNAQSQSFSTDRDRRQAIYDYMTARLQLAAATGDLGDETLAGVNALMK, encoded by the coding sequence ATGAAACGCCTTTTCCTCTGTACCGCAGCGGCCATGCTCGCGCCGCCCGCCCATGCGACCGACCTCATGGAAGCATGGCAAGCAGCGGCGGCGCATGATCCCGATCATCTGGGCGCGCAGGCTGAGCGCGACGCGGGGCAGGAGGCCGCCGTTCAGGCGCGGGCGCTCAAGCGGCCCAGCGTACAGCTTCAGGGCGGATACCAATATAATGTCACAGAAACCAACGCCCGTTTCCCGGAAGAACTGGACCCGGTCTTTACCGGAAGCCGATCGAGCGGCCGGGCGACCGTTGGCGTGCAGGCGGTTCAGCCTTTGTATGATGCATCTAAACATGCACAGTCGATCCAGCTGCGCGAAAAGGCGGCAGGCGCCGATGTGCAGTTTGCCGGCGAGCAGCAGCAACTCATCCTTCGTGTATCGCAGGCCTATTTCAAGGTGCTGGCGGCCGAGGACAGGCTAAGCTCCTATCAGGCGCAGGTCGATGCGGCGGAACAGCAACGCCGCGGCGCGCAGGCGCGTTTCGATGCCGGGCGCGCGCGCATCACTGACGTGCGCGAGGCGGAGGCCCGCCGCGACGCGAGTGAAGCACAGCGCATCGGCGCCGAGGCCGAGTTGGCCTATGCCCGTGCCGATTTTTCCGAACTGACGGGCTTGCCGGCGGAAGGGTTGGACCGACCCGCCGGGAATTTCGCCGCGCCGTTGCCGCTCGTGACGCTGGAAGCATCCATCGAGCAGGCGGAGCGTCAGTCGCCGCTGGTGAAGGCGGCCGAGCATCAGGCAAAGGCCGCAGGAGCCGATATCGACCGCTACGGCCTTGCGGGACGCCCCGTCGTCGAAGGCGTCGCCGGTTATCAGGGCCAGTATCGGCTGGGCGGGGAAGGGGGCAATGGCATCATTCCCGACCGCATCCAGTCGGCGTCGGCCGGGCTGCGTATCACCATTCCGCTCTATGCCGGTGGGGCGATTCAGTCGAAGGAACGGGAAGCCCGCGCCAACGCCGTCAAGGCCGAGCGCGCCCTGGATGCCGCGCGGCGGGATGCTCGTCTTCAGGCGCAGCAGGCCTGGCATGCCGTATCGACCGGCGCGCGCCGCATAGCTGCCCTGAACACCGCAAACCGGTCGGCCGGCTTGCAGCAGGATGCGGCCAATACCGGGCGAGAGGTCGGCATCCGCACGCAGGATGATGTCCTGAATGCGCAGAGCCAGAGCTTTTCGACCGACCGCGACCGGCGTCAGGCCATATATGATTATATGACGGCCCGGCTCCAGCTCGCTGCCGCGACTGGCGATCTGGGCGATGAGACGCTGGCCGGAGTGAATGCGCTGATGAAATGA
- a CDS encoding ATP-binding protein, with protein sequence MRKMAPLYRVPVPEKVALVVTAFERTPPRSHPDLVRAFSDATMRVTMLAALPAGQASSATPATLSRYQEALGGRPFRIETSGDIGPADLNMRPAVTMNPVRISVALSGGDAIMIEQMVAAPLTKIVNNLMLFLAAVAIVDIAVILWLAAQTTRPVERLARAVREDRLDALKPDGPREIVELGEAFRQLRQHLRTLLDERTRMLAAIAHDYRTYLTRMDLRSEFIEDEEQRALAAKDIEEMRDLLSDTLTFAWESAATDLDMATCDIRAELALVAEERLQRNQHVDVAPLPHAVHAHVSHISFQRMMANLLDNAVRYGGGQARILVEPDGPFIRIMVEDDGPGVPEPSLPRLTEPFERLEPSRARRTGGVGLGLSIVQALTQRYRGDLVLENRAEGGFRAILLLRSAGGTGPA encoded by the coding sequence ATGCGCAAGATGGCCCCGCTATATCGGGTGCCCGTTCCCGAAAAGGTCGCTTTGGTCGTCACCGCATTCGAACGCACGCCGCCCAGATCGCATCCCGATCTTGTCCGCGCCTTTTCCGATGCGACCATGCGCGTCACCATGCTGGCGGCACTGCCTGCGGGCCAGGCATCCTCTGCCACGCCCGCGACCCTGTCCCGCTATCAGGAGGCTTTGGGCGGCAGGCCATTTCGCATCGAAACATCAGGCGATATCGGCCCCGCAGACCTCAACATGCGCCCCGCCGTCACGATGAACCCCGTGCGGATATCGGTCGCCCTGTCCGGCGGCGATGCCATCATGATCGAACAGATGGTCGCAGCGCCGCTGACCAAGATCGTCAACAATCTGATGCTCTTCCTGGCGGCGGTTGCGATTGTCGATATCGCTGTCATCCTGTGGCTGGCCGCGCAGACGACGCGGCCTGTCGAACGGCTGGCCCGCGCTGTCCGCGAGGACAGGCTGGATGCGCTGAAGCCCGACGGCCCGCGCGAGATCGTGGAACTGGGCGAAGCGTTCCGGCAATTGCGCCAGCATCTGCGGACGCTGCTTGATGAACGAACGCGCATGCTCGCGGCCATCGCACATGATTATCGCACCTATCTGACCCGCATGGACCTGCGCAGCGAATTTATCGAGGATGAGGAGCAGCGCGCGCTGGCGGCCAAGGATATCGAGGAAATGCGCGACCTGCTGAGCGACACGCTTACCTTCGCATGGGAATCGGCCGCGACCGACCTGGACATGGCGACATGCGACATTCGCGCCGAACTGGCGCTGGTCGCCGAAGAGCGCCTACAGCGCAACCAGCATGTGGACGTCGCGCCCCTGCCCCATGCCGTCCATGCCCATGTCTCCCATATTTCCTTCCAGCGCATGATGGCCAACCTGCTGGACAATGCGGTTCGCTACGGCGGCGGACAGGCGCGTATCCTTGTCGAACCCGACGGCCCGTTCATCCGCATCATGGTGGAGGATGACGGCCCCGGCGTACCCGAACCCAGCCTGCCGCGCCTGACCGAACCGTTCGAGCGGCTCGAGCCGTCGCGCGCGCGCAGGACGGGGGGCGTGGGCCTTGGCCTGTCGATCGTCCAGGCACTGACCCAGCGCTACCGGGGCGACCTGGTGCTGGAAAATCGCGCGGAAGGCGGGTTTCGCGCCATCCTGTTGCTCCGCAGTGCAGGAGGAACCGGACCGGCATGA
- a CDS encoding efflux RND transporter permease subunit, whose protein sequence is MSIDMKGMNLSRWALTHQQMVGFLLVLAAVAGLFSYMALGRKEDPEFTVKTMMITVGWPGATAQQMSQQVIKPLETVLTENIAEIDYVKSKARPGQATLNITLISTVKSSAVPDIWYRIRKTVTDNRADLPDGVVGPAFNDEFGTTYGNIYAVTGDGFSYPVLKRYAETLRDRIQALPDVAKTQIIGAQDEAIYVTYDSARLAMSGISAQAIADALDTTNAVAASGIVEAGAERVRMQVTGDFASVEAIAATPIVANGKSVRLDAIARVERKPVDPATFRMRFGAKDAVGVGISLRSDGDVARLGEDLKRTIAALQSEMPVGVGIHTVSDQTHVVDESVGEFTTSLIEAIVIVLAVNFLSLGWRPGIVVALCIPLVLAMTFLCMLYMGIDLQRISLGALIIALGLLVDDAIIVVEAVATHLEAGWTRTRAAVSAYSVTAVPMLVGTLITVAGFLPIAMSKATASEYVISLFQVIAISLVLSWIVAVIFTPFIAYHLLPQRADARDDAGEPEEQYEGRFYGWFRRVLDRCLDRRKTVVAVALAMFVGSMLLFQIGVPRQFFPASDRPELVIDLQLSQNASFAQTQAVAARMEKLLACDDRVTSTTAYVGGGSPRFYLPLNVQTPDITLAELVLQTRDEEAREGVIASIQSLFATHFPEARGRVSRLENGPSVGQPVQYRVAGPDLAQIMPVAKKLEELIRADSHARDVNSDLGEPLKAIRVDLDQDKVRALGLSTQAVQQSLQAAIGGAGTTSFRDRDLALDVVLRLSAAERTDLGRIANLPISTPNGAVPLAQLGHVSAGSEPAVIYQRNRQPTITISADVEGEQASDLTKRIEPQIAALRRDLPSGASIVKGGSEEQSSINQKATMAAVPFAIFVIVILLMLQLQNVKRMLVVLATGPLALIGVALIMALFRIPFGFVAMLGSLALFGMVLRNSVILIAQIDTLSGHGLAMREAVREAAVHRLRPILLTALAAILAMIPLTRSTFWGPMAWAIMGGLMVATILTLIVLPALYELVFDRPQHRADSQEISA, encoded by the coding sequence ATGAGCATCGACATGAAGGGCATGAACCTGTCCCGCTGGGCGCTCACCCATCAGCAGATGGTCGGCTTCCTGCTTGTGCTGGCGGCCGTTGCGGGCCTGTTTTCCTACATGGCGCTGGGGCGCAAGGAAGACCCCGAATTCACCGTCAAGACGATGATGATTACCGTCGGCTGGCCCGGCGCGACGGCGCAGCAGATGTCGCAACAGGTGATCAAGCCGCTCGAGACGGTGTTGACCGAGAATATCGCCGAGATCGATTATGTGAAGAGCAAGGCCCGACCGGGCCAGGCGACGCTCAACATCACGCTCATATCGACGGTCAAGAGCAGCGCCGTCCCCGATATCTGGTATCGCATCCGCAAGACCGTGACCGACAATCGCGCAGACCTGCCCGACGGGGTCGTCGGACCGGCCTTCAATGACGAATTCGGCACGACCTACGGCAATATCTATGCCGTCACGGGCGACGGCTTTTCCTATCCGGTGCTCAAACGCTATGCCGAGACGCTGCGGGACCGTATCCAGGCGCTGCCCGATGTCGCCAAGACGCAGATCATCGGCGCGCAGGATGAAGCTATCTATGTCACCTATGACAGTGCGCGTCTCGCCATGTCGGGCATTTCTGCGCAGGCGATAGCCGACGCGCTCGACACGACCAACGCGGTCGCTGCATCAGGGATCGTAGAGGCCGGCGCGGAACGTGTGCGGATGCAGGTGACGGGCGATTTCGCATCGGTGGAGGCCATTGCCGCAACGCCGATCGTCGCCAATGGCAAGAGCGTTCGGCTCGACGCCATAGCCAGGGTCGAACGCAAGCCGGTCGATCCTGCGACGTTCAGGATGCGTTTTGGAGCGAAGGATGCGGTCGGTGTGGGCATCAGCCTGCGGTCGGACGGTGACGTTGCGCGTCTCGGCGAGGATCTGAAGCGCACGATCGCTGCCCTCCAGTCCGAAATGCCGGTCGGCGTGGGCATTCATACCGTGTCCGACCAGACCCATGTTGTCGACGAATCCGTCGGCGAATTCACGACATCGCTGATCGAGGCGATCGTCATCGTGCTGGCGGTGAATTTCCTGTCGCTGGGCTGGCGGCCGGGCATCGTGGTGGCGCTGTGCATCCCGCTGGTGCTGGCGATGACGTTCCTGTGCATGTTGTATATGGGCATCGACCTTCAGCGCATTTCGCTGGGCGCACTCATCATTGCGCTGGGTCTGCTGGTTGATGACGCGATCATCGTGGTCGAGGCGGTGGCGACGCATCTGGAGGCGGGATGGACCCGGACGCGGGCGGCCGTCAGCGCCTATAGCGTGACCGCGGTGCCGATGCTGGTCGGCACGCTCATCACCGTCGCCGGTTTCCTGCCGATCGCCATGTCGAAGGCGACAGCCAGCGAATATGTGATCTCGCTGTTTCAGGTGATCGCCATTTCGCTGGTCCTGTCGTGGATCGTCGCGGTCATTTTCACGCCGTTCATCGCCTATCATCTGCTGCCCCAGCGCGCGGATGCGCGTGACGACGCGGGAGAGCCCGAAGAACAATATGAAGGCCGCTTCTACGGCTGGTTCCGGCGCGTGCTCGACCGCTGCCTCGACCGGCGCAAGACGGTGGTGGCGGTCGCGCTCGCCATGTTCGTGGGGTCGATGCTGCTGTTCCAGATCGGCGTGCCCCGTCAATTCTTTCCCGCGTCCGACCGACCCGAACTGGTGATCGACCTTCAGCTGTCGCAAAATGCAAGCTTCGCCCAGACGCAGGCGGTTGCCGCCCGCATGGAAAAGCTGCTGGCGTGCGATGACCGGGTGACGTCCACCACTGCCTATGTCGGTGGCGGGTCGCCGCGCTTCTACCTGCCGCTCAATGTCCAGACGCCCGATATCACGCTGGCCGAACTCGTGCTCCAGACCAGGGATGAGGAGGCGCGCGAAGGCGTGATCGCCAGCATCCAGAGCCTGTTCGCCACGCATTTCCCCGAAGCGCGCGGCCGTGTCAGCCGTCTGGAAAATGGCCCGTCGGTCGGCCAGCCCGTGCAGTATCGTGTGGCGGGACCGGACCTTGCGCAGATCATGCCGGTCGCGAAGAAGCTGGAGGAATTGATCCGTGCGGACAGTCACGCGCGCGACGTGAACAGCGATCTGGGCGAACCGCTCAAGGCCATTCGGGTCGACCTGGATCAGGATAAGGTTCGCGCGCTCGGCCTGTCGACGCAGGCGGTGCAGCAATCGTTGCAGGCGGCGATTGGCGGGGCGGGTACCACCAGCTTTCGGGATCGCGATCTGGCCCTCGACGTGGTGCTTCGCCTGAGCGCGGCTGAGCGGACCGACCTTGGCCGCATCGCCAACCTGCCGATATCGACGCCCAATGGCGCGGTGCCGCTGGCCCAGCTTGGCCATGTATCGGCGGGCAGCGAACCGGCCGTGATCTACCAGCGCAACCGTCAGCCGACCATCACCATCTCCGCCGATGTCGAAGGCGAGCAGGCAAGCGACCTGACGAAGCGGATCGAACCACAGATCGCGGCGCTGCGCCGCGATCTTCCGTCCGGCGCCTCCATCGTCAAGGGCGGGTCGGAAGAACAGAGCAGCATCAACCAGAAGGCGACCATGGCCGCCGTGCCCTTCGCCATCTTCGTGATCGTCATCCTGCTGATGCTCCAGCTCCAGAATGTGAAGCGGATGCTGGTGGTGCTGGCGACCGGGCCGCTGGCGCTGATCGGCGTGGCGCTCATCATGGCCCTGTTCCGCATCCCCTTCGGCTTCGTCGCCATGCTGGGATCGCTGGCGCTGTTCGGCATGGTGCTGCGCAATTCGGTCATCCTGATCGCGCAGATCGACACCTTGTCGGGCCATGGCCTGGCGATGCGGGAGGCCGTGCGCGAAGCCGCCGTCCATCGTCTGCGCCCGATCCTGCTGACCGCGCTCGCCGCCATCCTCGCCATGATCCCGCTCACCCGGTCGACCTTCTGGGGGCCGATGGCTTGGGCGATCATGGGCGGCCTGATGGTCGCCACTATCCTTACCCTCATCGTCCTGCCCGCGCTCTACGAGCTGGTCTTCGACCGCCCGCAGCATCGCGCCGACAGCCAGGAGATTTCCGCATGA
- a CDS encoding RcnB family protein, whose protein sequence is MPRFFNPQSLTKHGVSVSAAFAGSATLFLSVMAIMASPAAEAQVVRHTTVAPRAGVVHSRTVIVDRGRPGWWRGHPGFVHYHGPRHGHYFAPGYGYYPIPPRHAHSVWIVGGTLPLSMRHYVVVNPVGYGLSPAPTGHIWCYAGTNFVLISRNTGVIIQSVAGGW, encoded by the coding sequence ATGCCCCGGTTTTTCAATCCCCAATCCCTCACGAAGCACGGTGTCAGCGTCAGCGCCGCTTTTGCAGGCAGCGCGACCCTGTTCCTGTCCGTCATGGCCATCATGGCCAGTCCCGCCGCAGAGGCGCAGGTCGTCCGGCATACGACCGTCGCGCCCCGCGCCGGGGTCGTGCACAGCCGCACCGTCATCGTCGATCGCGGCCGTCCCGGCTGGTGGCGCGGCCACCCCGGATTTGTCCATTATCACGGGCCGCGCCATGGCCATTATTTCGCGCCCGGCTACGGCTATTACCCCATCCCGCCCAGACATGCGCATAGCGTTTGGATCGTCGGTGGCACCCTCCCCCTGTCGATGCGCCATTATGTCGTCGTCAATCCGGTCGGCTATGGACTGTCCCCAGCACCGACCGGCCATATCTGGTGCTATGCGGGAACGAATTTCGTGCTGATCTCCCGAAACACCGGCGTCATCATTCAGTCCGTTGCCGGTGGTTGGTGA
- a CDS encoding EF-hand domain-containing protein, translated as MKYLTIALSLAAAVIAQSPTAMAQDASAKAREMFIKADTNQDGALSLEEWKAAGRRDRGFAMIDADKDGKITPDELRAAAAKRGK; from the coding sequence ATGAAATATCTGACGATCGCCCTGTCGCTGGCCGCCGCGGTCATCGCCCAGAGCCCGACCGCCATGGCGCAGGATGCGTCGGCAAAGGCCAGGGAAATGTTCATCAAGGCCGACACCAATCAGGATGGCGCGCTGTCGCTGGAAGAATGGAAGGCGGCCGGTCGCCGCGATCGTGGTTTCGCGATGATCGACGCCGACAAGGACGGCAAGATCACACCGGACGAACTGCGCGCCGCCGCCGCAAAACGTGGCAAATGA
- a CDS encoding tyrosine-type recombinase/integrase, whose product MIRPALDDSIKQDAIKYLPETNLPSLLHSDGSPVVEVNSFITFLRSDGVSLASAGHYARDLQVFARYLRDARSKSLLDASSADVGKYRSLRLEGPGELRLSGSSWKRTSAALTRFYQWAASEDAGLISVAPKTRFRRDGAVAEDTIRMIPLEDYVLFRDQGLLGGGYANGITHRRNPMRDAAFAELLVTTGVRLEEGASLLIGELPTTNARVFHGCRSTMIDLPARITKGRKPRSVPFPRRVASNFIDAYIREERSQLVDRWRRAGGVRTMRQPLIGTLAGGQRVLIKGERRPRSLATLRIDERRNLLLLPGSGAPLESAQPAALWLAQDGQALTPAAWQSIFRRTSKKLSEDMGWDLHVSPHTLRHTFAVYWLTHLVKAEVMRLDDRSVPDRTEEIYMKVVSDPLRRVQRWLGHASVLTTEKYLTYLDEAFEIVDQAAEALDSRLMGFF is encoded by the coding sequence ATGATCCGGCCTGCGCTTGATGACTCCATAAAGCAGGACGCAATCAAATACTTACCCGAAACAAATCTCCCTTCTCTCCTTCATTCCGACGGAAGCCCCGTTGTAGAAGTCAATTCGTTCATCACGTTCCTGCGATCCGATGGCGTGTCCCTTGCCAGCGCAGGCCACTATGCTCGAGATCTTCAGGTCTTTGCCCGTTACCTGCGGGATGCGCGTTCAAAGTCGTTACTCGACGCATCGAGTGCCGACGTAGGGAAATATCGCAGCCTTCGGCTCGAAGGGCCGGGCGAGCTCCGACTATCGGGATCGTCTTGGAAGCGCACCTCTGCGGCGCTAACGCGGTTCTATCAATGGGCCGCCAGCGAGGACGCAGGACTGATATCAGTTGCGCCGAAAACCAGATTCCGCCGTGATGGCGCGGTTGCCGAAGATACGATCCGCATGATCCCGCTCGAGGATTACGTTCTGTTCCGAGACCAAGGCCTGCTCGGTGGGGGTTACGCGAACGGCATCACTCACCGGCGGAATCCGATGCGCGATGCCGCGTTCGCCGAGCTGCTTGTGACGACAGGGGTTAGGCTCGAAGAAGGCGCAAGCCTTCTGATCGGTGAGCTTCCGACGACGAACGCCCGCGTCTTTCACGGCTGTCGCAGCACCATGATCGACCTGCCCGCCAGAATCACCAAAGGGCGCAAACCTCGATCAGTGCCGTTCCCGAGGCGGGTAGCCAGTAACTTCATCGACGCTTATATTCGCGAGGAGCGGAGCCAGTTGGTCGATCGCTGGCGACGCGCGGGTGGGGTCCGGACCATGCGGCAGCCGCTCATCGGCACGCTTGCAGGCGGGCAACGCGTTTTGATCAAGGGCGAGCGGCGCCCTCGATCACTGGCGACTCTGCGCATCGACGAACGACGCAACCTCCTATTGCTGCCCGGATCGGGCGCACCATTGGAAAGTGCGCAGCCGGCAGCATTGTGGCTGGCGCAGGACGGCCAAGCCCTCACCCCCGCGGCATGGCAGTCGATATTCCGGCGTACCAGCAAGAAGTTGTCGGAGGACATGGGCTGGGACCTACACGTATCGCCCCATACCCTCCGGCATACCTTTGCCGTCTACTGGCTTACACACCTCGTCAAAGCGGAAGTGATGAGGCTCGACGATCGATCTGTCCCGGATCGAACCGAGGAAATCTACATGAAGGTTGTCAGCGACCCCTTGCGCCGGGTCCAGCGATGGCTGGGTCACGCCAGCGTCCTGACCACTGAAAAATATCTCACCTACCTCGATGAAGCCTTCGAAATCGTAGATCAGGCGGCCGAGGCGCTGGACTCTCGTCTGATGGGCTTCTTCTAG